The following are encoded in a window of Alosa sapidissima isolate fAloSap1 chromosome 10, fAloSap1.pri, whole genome shotgun sequence genomic DNA:
- the LOC121720582 gene encoding matrilin-2-like isoform X1, which translates to MRTVVLGLFCLLAWPGAYGQVRQKQRPRPLSSKGQRDADLQTNSLESQCKGKPLDFVFVIDSSRSVRPDDYEKVKTFILNVLSVLDVGADATRVGLLQYGSVVQSEFSLGAFTRRADVERAVHAMAHLASGTMTGLALRYTTEEAFSEEQGARPKAMQVPRVAMVVTDGRPQDTVEEAAAEARQAGIEIFAVGVGRVDMATLRAIGSEPHADHVFLVANFSQIETLTSVFQDKLCADLCLVVDHQCEHICISAPTSYMCKCRKGYILNSDGKTCREEDTCAEVDHGCQHICANLPEGYECRCREGYELDEDRKTCHRIDFCDLGNHGCEHDCISTADSYICRCKKGYILNLDGKTCSKIDHCGQGDHGCEHECVDTEDSFVCRCRAGYTLRPDGKTCKKTDRCAQGGHGCEHECVNTEDSFVCRCRKGYTLRPDGKTCKKIDRCGEGDHGCEHECVNTDDSFVCRCRQGYTLTPDGKTCKSLDICQTVDHGCEHQCVSTAGSDSYVCICFEGYTLAENGKNCKKSDCGDGVMDLVFVIDGSKSLGTANFERVKRWVNDIVETLAVSRGGTRVGLIQYSTKVRTEFTLGQHERTQAIQQAVASMQYMGRGSMTGSALRHMFERSFSAAEGGRHGVPRVSIVFTDGRSQDDVSGWATEAKQAGVRIYAVGVGKAIEDELREIASEPDEKHLYYAEDLNRMEDITDKLKAEICQGKLAPTDQCECNSLVAFQNQAAEQIQKLTQKLEAVTRKIESLENYRRHK; encoded by the exons ATGAGGACCGTGGTCCTTGGCCTCTTCTGCCTGTTGGCCTGGCCTGGGGCCTATGGACAGGTCCGACAGAAGCAGCGGCCACGCCCACTCTCCTCCAAAGGCCAGCGGGACGCCGACCTGCAGACCAACTCGCTGG AGAGCCAGTGCAAAGGGAAGCCCCTGGACTTCGTCTTCGTGATTGACAGCTCGCGCAGCGTTCGGCCGGACGACTACGAGAAGGTCAAGACGTTCATCCTCAACGTGCTGAGCGTGCTGGACGTGGGCGCGGACGCCACGCGCGTCGGTCTGCTGCAGTACGGCAGCGTGGTGCAGAGTGAGTTCTCGCTCGGCGCCTTCACCCGGCGGGCTGACGTGGAGCGCGCGGTGCACGCCATGGCCCACCTGGCCTCGGGCACCATGACGGGGCTGGCGCTGCGCTACACCACCGAGGAGGCCTTCTCCGAGGAGCAGGGCGCCCGGCCCAAGGCCATGCAGGTGCCGCGCGTGGCCATGGTGGTGACGGACGGCCGGCCGCAGGACACGGTGGAGGAGGCTGCGGCCGAAGCGCGGCAGGCGGGCATCGAGATTTTCGCGGTGGGCGTGGGCAGGGTCGACATGGCAACGCTGAGGGCGATTGGCAGCGAGCCCCACGCGGACCACGTCTTCCTGGTTGCCAATTTCAGTCAGATTGAAACACTCACTTCAGTGTTCCAGGACAAGCTCTGTGCAG ATCTGTGTTTGGTAGTGGACCACCAGTGCGAGCACATCTGCATCAGTGCGCCCACCTCCTACATGTGCAAATGCAGGAAGGGCTACATCCTGAACTCCGATGGCAAAACGTGCCGTG AGGAGGACACATGCGCTGAGGTGGATCATGGGTGCCAACACATCTGTGCCAATCTTCCTGAGGGCTACGAGTGTCGATGCCGAGAGGGCTACGAGCTCGACGAGGACCGCAAGACATGTCACA GAATTGATTTCTGTGACCTGGGGAACCATGGCTGTGAACACGACTGCATCAGTACTGCCGACTCCTACATCTGCAGATGCAAGAAGGGCTACATCCTCAACCTGGATGGCAAGACATGCAGCA AAATTGACCACTGTGGTCAGGGCGATCACGGCTGTGAACATGAGTGTGTAGACACAGAGGACTCGTTTGTGTGTCGTTGTCGGGCTGGCTACACACTCAGACCAGATGGCAAAACCTGCAAAA AAACTGACCGCTGTGCTCAGGGTGGCCACGGCTGTGAACATGAGTGTGTAAACACAGAGGACTCGTTTGTGTGTCGCTGTCGAAAAGGCTACACGCTGAGACCTGATGGCAAAACTTGCAAAA AAATCGACCGCTGTGGTGAGGGCGATCACGGCTGTGAACATGAGTGTGTCAACACCGATGACTCATTTGTGTGTCGCTGTCGGCAAGGCTACACACTGACACCTGATGGCAAAACCTGCAAAA GCCTGGACATCTGTCAGACTGTGGACCATGGCTGTGAGCATCAATGTGTCAGCACGGCTGGATCTGATTCTTATGTCTGCATCTGCTTTGAGGGCTACACACTGGCTGAGAATGGCAAGAACTGTAAAA AGTCTGATTGTGGAGATGGGGTCATGGACTTAGTGTTTGTGATTGATGGCTCTAAGAGTTTGGGGACAGCCAACTTTGAGCGTGTGAAGAGGTGGGTCAACGACATCGTGGAGACCCTGGCTGTGTCCAGAGGTGGCACTCGGGTGGGCCTGATCCAGTACTCCACCAAGGTGCGCACCGAGTTCACCCTGGGCCAGCACGAGCGCACCCAGGCCATCCAGCAGGCCGTCGCCAGCATGCAGTACATGGGCCGGGGCTCCATGACGGGCTCGGCGCTCAGGCACATGTTTGAGCGCAGCTTCTCCGCGGCCGAGGGAGGCCGGCACGGAGTCCCGCGCGTCAGTATCGTCTTCACCGACGGCCGCTCGCAGGACGATGTGTCTGGATGGGCCACCGAAGCCAAACAAGCGG GTGTACGTATATACGCCGTGGGTGTTGGGAAAGCAATAGAGGACGAGCTCAGAGAGATAGCCTCAGAGCCAGATGAGAAGCATCTCTACTACGCTGAGGACTTGAATCGCATGGAAGACATCACTGACAAACTCAAGGCTGAGATTTGTCAAG GTAAACTGGCTCCTACAGACCAGTGCGAGTGCAACAGTTTGGTAGCCTTCCAGAACCAGGCTGCAGAACAAATCCAGAAACTGACCCAGAAAC TGGAAGCTGTGACGAGGAAGATTGAAAGCCTGGAGAACTACAGAAGGCACAAGTGA
- the LOC121720582 gene encoding matrilin-2-like isoform X2, with the protein MRTVVLGLFCLLAWPGAYGQVRQKQRPRPLSSKGQRDADLQTNSLESQCKGKPLDFVFVIDSSRSVRPDDYEKVKTFILNVLSVLDVGADATRVGLLQYGSVVQSEFSLGAFTRRADVERAVHAMAHLASGTMTGLALRYTTEEAFSEEQGARPKAMQVPRVAMVVTDGRPQDTVEEAAAEARQAGIEIFAVGVGRVDMATLRAIGSEPHADHVFLVANFSQIETLTSVFQDKLCADLCLVVDHQCEHICISAPTSYMCKCRKGYILNSDGKTCREEDTCAEVDHGCQHICANLPEGYECRCREGYELDEDRKTCHRIDFCDLGNHGCEHDCISTADSYICRCKKGYILNLDGKTCSKIDHCGQGDHGCEHECVDTEDSFVCRCRAGYTLRPDGKTCKSLDICQTVDHGCEHQCVSTAGSDSYVCICFEGYTLAENGKNCKKSDCGDGVMDLVFVIDGSKSLGTANFERVKRWVNDIVETLAVSRGGTRVGLIQYSTKVRTEFTLGQHERTQAIQQAVASMQYMGRGSMTGSALRHMFERSFSAAEGGRHGVPRVSIVFTDGRSQDDVSGWATEAKQAGVRIYAVGVGKAIEDELREIASEPDEKHLYYAEDLNRMEDITDKLKAEICQGKLAPTDQCECNSLVAFQNQAAEQIQKLTQKLEAVTRKIESLENYRRHK; encoded by the exons ATGAGGACCGTGGTCCTTGGCCTCTTCTGCCTGTTGGCCTGGCCTGGGGCCTATGGACAGGTCCGACAGAAGCAGCGGCCACGCCCACTCTCCTCCAAAGGCCAGCGGGACGCCGACCTGCAGACCAACTCGCTGG AGAGCCAGTGCAAAGGGAAGCCCCTGGACTTCGTCTTCGTGATTGACAGCTCGCGCAGCGTTCGGCCGGACGACTACGAGAAGGTCAAGACGTTCATCCTCAACGTGCTGAGCGTGCTGGACGTGGGCGCGGACGCCACGCGCGTCGGTCTGCTGCAGTACGGCAGCGTGGTGCAGAGTGAGTTCTCGCTCGGCGCCTTCACCCGGCGGGCTGACGTGGAGCGCGCGGTGCACGCCATGGCCCACCTGGCCTCGGGCACCATGACGGGGCTGGCGCTGCGCTACACCACCGAGGAGGCCTTCTCCGAGGAGCAGGGCGCCCGGCCCAAGGCCATGCAGGTGCCGCGCGTGGCCATGGTGGTGACGGACGGCCGGCCGCAGGACACGGTGGAGGAGGCTGCGGCCGAAGCGCGGCAGGCGGGCATCGAGATTTTCGCGGTGGGCGTGGGCAGGGTCGACATGGCAACGCTGAGGGCGATTGGCAGCGAGCCCCACGCGGACCACGTCTTCCTGGTTGCCAATTTCAGTCAGATTGAAACACTCACTTCAGTGTTCCAGGACAAGCTCTGTGCAG ATCTGTGTTTGGTAGTGGACCACCAGTGCGAGCACATCTGCATCAGTGCGCCCACCTCCTACATGTGCAAATGCAGGAAGGGCTACATCCTGAACTCCGATGGCAAAACGTGCCGTG AGGAGGACACATGCGCTGAGGTGGATCATGGGTGCCAACACATCTGTGCCAATCTTCCTGAGGGCTACGAGTGTCGATGCCGAGAGGGCTACGAGCTCGACGAGGACCGCAAGACATGTCACA GAATTGATTTCTGTGACCTGGGGAACCATGGCTGTGAACACGACTGCATCAGTACTGCCGACTCCTACATCTGCAGATGCAAGAAGGGCTACATCCTCAACCTGGATGGCAAGACATGCAGCA AAATTGACCACTGTGGTCAGGGCGATCACGGCTGTGAACATGAGTGTGTAGACACAGAGGACTCGTTTGTGTGTCGTTGTCGGGCTGGCTACACACTCAGACCAGATGGCAAAACCTGCAAAA GCCTGGACATCTGTCAGACTGTGGACCATGGCTGTGAGCATCAATGTGTCAGCACGGCTGGATCTGATTCTTATGTCTGCATCTGCTTTGAGGGCTACACACTGGCTGAGAATGGCAAGAACTGTAAAA AGTCTGATTGTGGAGATGGGGTCATGGACTTAGTGTTTGTGATTGATGGCTCTAAGAGTTTGGGGACAGCCAACTTTGAGCGTGTGAAGAGGTGGGTCAACGACATCGTGGAGACCCTGGCTGTGTCCAGAGGTGGCACTCGGGTGGGCCTGATCCAGTACTCCACCAAGGTGCGCACCGAGTTCACCCTGGGCCAGCACGAGCGCACCCAGGCCATCCAGCAGGCCGTCGCCAGCATGCAGTACATGGGCCGGGGCTCCATGACGGGCTCGGCGCTCAGGCACATGTTTGAGCGCAGCTTCTCCGCGGCCGAGGGAGGCCGGCACGGAGTCCCGCGCGTCAGTATCGTCTTCACCGACGGCCGCTCGCAGGACGATGTGTCTGGATGGGCCACCGAAGCCAAACAAGCGG GTGTACGTATATACGCCGTGGGTGTTGGGAAAGCAATAGAGGACGAGCTCAGAGAGATAGCCTCAGAGCCAGATGAGAAGCATCTCTACTACGCTGAGGACTTGAATCGCATGGAAGACATCACTGACAAACTCAAGGCTGAGATTTGTCAAG GTAAACTGGCTCCTACAGACCAGTGCGAGTGCAACAGTTTGGTAGCCTTCCAGAACCAGGCTGCAGAACAAATCCAGAAACTGACCCAGAAAC TGGAAGCTGTGACGAGGAAGATTGAAAGCCTGGAGAACTACAGAAGGCACAAGTGA
- the LOC121720585 gene encoding 60S ribosomal protein L30: MVAAKKTKKSLESINSRLQLVMKSGKYVLGYRQTLKMIRQGKAKLVILANNTPALRKSEIEYYAMLAKTGVHHYSGNNIELGTACGKYFRVCTLAIIDPGDSDIIRSMPDQQQPGEK, encoded by the exons ATGGTTGCCGCAAAGAAAACG AAAAAGTCCCTGGAGTCCATCAACTCCCGGCTCCAACTGGTGATGAAGAGCGGCAAGTACGTCTTGGGCTACAGACAGACGCTCAAGATGATTCGCCAGGGAAAAGCCAAGCTGGTCATCCTGGCCAACAACACCCCCGCTCTGAG GAAATCCGAAATTGAGTATTACGCCATGCTGGCCAAGACGGGAGTCCATCACTACAGCGGGAACAACATAGAGCTCGGCACAGCTTGTGGTAAATACTTCAGGGTGTGCACACTGGCCATCATTGATCCAG GCGATTCCGACATCATCAGGAGCATGCCCGACCAGCAGCAGCCGGGCGAGAAGTAA